One part of the Humulus lupulus chromosome 9, drHumLupu1.1, whole genome shotgun sequence genome encodes these proteins:
- the LOC133800895 gene encoding organelle RRM domain-containing protein 6, chloroplastic, with product MLAPTVFFPSYANSIPTFCISITNRTKRRENQSLSLKLRASFFDYPLASRIIVKNLPYSASERVLLENFSNFGQIAELKLGKDKMTRRPKGFAFIQFTSQDAAMLALENMDHQYFGGRLIYVDIAKPGKDAFGGIPRTSGPPKQQQQHMSLEQEEVADCWY from the exons ATGTTAGCACCAACAGTCTTTTTCCCTTCGTACGCCAACTCCATCCCCACCTTTTGTATCTCCATCACAAATCGGACGAAAAGACGGGAAAACCAGTCTTTGTCTTTGAAGCTCAGAGCATCTTTCTTCGATTATCCACTTGCCAGCCGAATCATAGTCAAAA ATCTACCATATTCTGCCAGTGAAAGAGTTTTGCTCGAGAATTTTTCGAATTTTGGACAGATAGCCGAat TAAAACTAGGGAAGGACAAAATGACAAGAAGACCAAAAGGGTTTGCCTTCATCCAGTTTACCAGTCAAGACGCAGCTATGCTTGCCTTAGAAAACATGGACCATCAG TACTTTGGTGGGAGGCTGATTTATGTGGATATAGCAAAACCAGGGAAGGATGCATTTGgaggaatcccaagaacttcTGGTCCTCCAAAACAACAGCAGCAACATATGTCGCTGGAACAAGAGGAAGTAGCAGACTGCTGGTACTGA